A part of Gossypium hirsutum isolate 1008001.06 chromosome A07, Gossypium_hirsutum_v2.1, whole genome shotgun sequence genomic DNA contains:
- the LOC107955644 gene encoding uncharacterized protein, which translates to MTMASLNSSIHVDDGFNEYESAAKRQKSTTSKVWDEMTKLECENKNELKAQCNHSSESAFSMVKKVITPLRSSLKPKTVQAVVCLDDWMRAKGFSTEIGCKNDEDDEDNEDDEDDVSSIAF; encoded by the exons ATGACTATGGCTAGTTTGAACAGTTCTATACATGTGGACGATGGGTTTAATGAGTATGAAAGTGCTGCCAAACGTCAAAAGTCTACCACTTCAAAGGTGTGGGATGAAATGACAAAGCTTGAATGCGAGAACAAAAATGAATTGAAGGCACAATGTAATCACT CTTCCGAATCGGCTTTTAGTATGGTTAAGAAAGTTATCACACCTTTGAGGAGTTCACTTAAGCCAAAAACGGTTCAAGCCGTTGTTTGCTTGGATGATTGGATGCGAGCTAAGGGATTTTCAACAG aaattggTTGCAAGAACGATGAGGACGATGAGGACAACGAGGACGATGAGGACGATGTTTCTTCGATTGCTTTTTAG